A single genomic interval of Arthrobacter globiformis harbors:
- the glgA gene encoding glycogen synthase, whose protein sequence is MRIDIVTKEFPPEIYGGAGVHVAELSRVLAKHVDLQVRAFGAPRDADYHGAAVTSYSVPEDLGAANAAVQTLGVDLRIVPDVAGADLVHSHTWYANMAGHLASLLHGIPHVLSAHSLEPLRPWKAEQLGGGYALSSWVEKTAYEAAAAIIAVSEGMRQDILRSYPDVDPAKVKVVHNGIDVSLWNRDENDDIIRTLGIDPARPSVVFVGRNTRQKGVPYLLRAAAKLPADVQLVLCLGAADTPELAAETARLIEELQSQRSGVVLIERMLPRNELIQVLSHATAFACPSIYEPLGIVNLEAMACGAAVVASATGGIPEVVNHGETGLLVELEQVTDGTGTPLDPEKFVSEFAAALTEVVSDPSRAREMGQAGRKRAEEHFSWESITQTTLDVYSSVLK, encoded by the coding sequence GTGCGAATAGACATTGTGACTAAAGAGTTTCCGCCCGAAATCTATGGCGGCGCGGGCGTCCACGTTGCCGAGCTGAGCCGGGTCCTGGCCAAGCATGTGGACCTTCAGGTGCGTGCGTTTGGCGCGCCCCGGGACGCCGACTATCATGGCGCCGCCGTAACCTCCTACTCGGTGCCCGAGGATCTGGGGGCCGCGAATGCTGCCGTGCAGACCCTGGGCGTGGACCTGCGCATTGTCCCGGACGTCGCCGGCGCGGACCTGGTGCATTCGCACACGTGGTACGCCAACATGGCGGGCCACTTAGCATCGCTGCTGCACGGCATCCCGCATGTGCTCAGTGCCCACAGCCTGGAGCCGCTGCGGCCCTGGAAGGCCGAGCAGCTTGGCGGTGGCTACGCCCTGTCCTCGTGGGTGGAGAAGACCGCGTACGAGGCTGCGGCCGCGATCATCGCCGTGTCCGAGGGCATGCGGCAGGACATCCTGCGCAGCTACCCGGACGTTGACCCTGCCAAGGTCAAGGTGGTGCACAACGGCATCGACGTCAGCCTCTGGAACCGCGATGAGAACGACGACATCATCCGCACACTGGGCATCGACCCCGCCCGCCCCAGTGTGGTGTTTGTGGGCCGCAACACCCGGCAGAAGGGTGTCCCGTACCTGCTGCGGGCCGCCGCCAAGCTCCCTGCGGACGTGCAGCTGGTCCTCTGCCTCGGCGCCGCGGACACGCCGGAACTCGCAGCGGAAACCGCCCGGCTGATCGAGGAGCTGCAGAGCCAGCGCAGCGGCGTTGTGCTGATCGAGCGCATGCTGCCCCGCAATGAGCTGATCCAGGTCCTGAGCCACGCCACCGCTTTCGCCTGCCCCTCCATCTACGAGCCGCTCGGCATCGTGAACCTGGAAGCGATGGCCTGCGGTGCTGCCGTCGTGGCCAGTGCAACCGGCGGCATCCCCGAGGTGGTGAACCACGGCGAGACCGGTCTGCTGGTGGAGCTCGAGCAGGTGACCGATGGTACCGGCACGCCGTTGGATCCGGAGAAGTTCGTCAGCGAATTCGCCGCGGCCCTGACCGAGGTTGTGTCCGACCCGTCCCGCGCACGCGAAATGGGCCAGGCCGGCCGCAAGCGTGCCGAGGAGCACTTCTCCTGGGAGTCGATCACTCAGACCACGCTCGACGTCTACAGTTCGGTCCTCAAATAG
- a CDS encoding TetR/AcrR family transcriptional regulator: MNLIPPPTSPDSPSEPVDGRASRWQGHREERRRELIKAARRAVHTLGSDASMEDIAAAAGTSKSVFYRYFGDKAGLQQAVGEVVLGQMQQRIKEAAQSAQTPRQGLFAMVSAYLQMAETSPNVYTFVTRYSAAESDGGPTSITTAGALGHFFAAIADMIATPMRTHLGEGKESVIGYWPNAAIGLVRNAGEQWLASPGSPAKPDQEAMARQITDWLCVGIAPELTDIQ, from the coding sequence GTGAACTTGATTCCTCCGCCCACCTCTCCGGACTCCCCCTCAGAACCCGTGGACGGCCGCGCCTCGCGCTGGCAGGGGCACCGCGAAGAACGCAGGCGGGAACTCATCAAGGCCGCCCGGCGGGCGGTACACACGCTCGGCAGTGACGCCTCCATGGAGGACATTGCCGCGGCGGCTGGCACGTCGAAGTCGGTGTTCTACCGGTACTTCGGCGACAAGGCCGGCCTGCAGCAGGCGGTGGGGGAAGTGGTGCTGGGACAGATGCAGCAGCGGATCAAGGAGGCGGCGCAAAGCGCGCAGACGCCGCGGCAGGGTTTGTTCGCCATGGTCTCGGCCTACCTCCAGATGGCTGAAACCAGCCCCAACGTCTACACGTTCGTGACCCGCTACTCCGCTGCGGAGTCCGACGGCGGTCCCACCTCGATCACGACGGCCGGCGCCCTGGGCCACTTCTTTGCCGCCATCGCGGACATGATCGCCACGCCCATGCGCACCCACCTCGGCGAAGGCAAGGAGTCCGTGATCGGCTACTGGCCCAATGCCGCCATTGGCCTGGTCCGCAACGCCGGCGAGCAGTGGCTGGCCAGTCCGGGCTCCCCCGCCAAGCCGGACCAGGAAGCCATGGCACGGCAGATCACCGACTGGCTGTGCGTCGGCATCGCGCCGGAACTCACGGACATTCAATAG
- a CDS encoding acetyl-CoA C-acetyltransferase, protein MPVDGQPQTVRKAVVVGGNRIPFARTGGAYTKSSNQDMLTAALDGLIARFGLQEERIGEVAAGAVLKHSRDFNLTREAVLGSALSPETPAYDLQQACATGLETVLGLANKIRLGQLDSAIAGGVDSASDAPIAVSEGLREVLLDLSRAKTLPQRLQILARLRPKDLAPDAPNTGEPRTGLSMGEHQALTTAQWNISREAQDELALNSHRNLAAAYDAGFFDDLLTPYRGLTRDSNLRPDTSPEKMASLKPVFGRNLGSEATMTAGNSTPLTDGASTVLLASEDWADGHDLPKLATVLDGEAAAVDFVHGKDGLLMAPVFAVPRLLARNGLTLDDIDYFEIHEAFAGTVLSTLAAWEDEKFGRERLGLDGAFGKVDRSKLNVNGSSLAAGHPFAATGGRIVATLAKMLHEKGNTGVRPALGLVSVCAAGGQGVVALLEAYSEGTTPGEIHD, encoded by the coding sequence ATGCCCGTGGATGGACAGCCTCAAACCGTGCGGAAGGCCGTGGTGGTCGGCGGCAACAGGATCCCGTTCGCCCGGACGGGCGGTGCCTACACCAAGTCGTCCAACCAGGACATGCTCACCGCAGCCCTGGACGGCCTGATCGCCCGCTTCGGCCTCCAGGAGGAACGCATCGGCGAGGTGGCCGCGGGCGCCGTCCTCAAGCACTCCCGGGACTTCAACCTGACGCGCGAAGCAGTCCTGGGCTCTGCGCTGTCGCCGGAAACTCCCGCCTATGACCTCCAGCAGGCCTGCGCCACCGGCCTGGAAACAGTGCTGGGCCTGGCCAACAAGATCAGGCTCGGCCAACTGGACTCGGCCATCGCGGGCGGCGTGGACTCCGCCTCCGACGCCCCCATTGCCGTCAGCGAAGGCCTCCGCGAGGTGCTGCTGGACCTCAGCCGCGCCAAGACACTCCCGCAGCGGCTTCAGATCCTCGCCCGCCTGCGCCCCAAGGACCTCGCCCCGGACGCACCAAACACCGGAGAGCCCCGCACCGGACTGTCGATGGGTGAGCACCAGGCCCTGACCACCGCCCAGTGGAACATCTCCCGCGAGGCCCAGGACGAGCTTGCCCTCAACAGCCACCGGAACCTCGCGGCCGCCTACGATGCCGGGTTTTTCGACGATCTGCTCACGCCCTACCGCGGGCTCACCCGAGACTCCAACCTCAGGCCGGACACGAGCCCCGAGAAGATGGCGTCGCTGAAGCCCGTGTTCGGCCGGAACCTGGGCTCGGAAGCCACCATGACGGCCGGCAACTCCACGCCGCTGACGGACGGCGCCTCCACGGTACTGCTCGCCTCGGAGGACTGGGCGGACGGGCACGACCTGCCCAAGCTCGCCACCGTCCTGGACGGCGAGGCAGCCGCCGTGGATTTCGTCCACGGCAAGGACGGGCTGCTGATGGCGCCGGTGTTCGCCGTCCCGCGCCTGCTGGCCCGCAACGGCCTCACCCTGGACGACATCGACTACTTCGAGATCCACGAAGCCTTTGCCGGGACGGTGCTGAGCACGCTGGCCGCGTGGGAGGACGAGAAGTTCGGCCGCGAGCGGCTCGGGCTGGACGGCGCCTTCGGCAAGGTCGACCGCTCCAAGCTGAACGTCAACGGATCATCCCTGGCTGCCGGGCACCCGTTCGCTGCCACGGGCGGCCGGATCGTTGCCACGCTTGCGAAAATGCTGCATGAAAAGGGCAATACCGGCGTGCGTCCCGCCCTGGGACTCGTCTCCGTCTGCGCCGCCGGCGGCCAGGGCGTCGTCGCGCTGCTCGAAGCCTACTCGGAAGGAACCACCCCGGGGGAAATCCATGACTGA
- a CDS encoding FUSC family protein: protein MARDKLPRRVWRSVATSFARALAAPRLQLAAKAGLAAGIAFWVAPLMPGAAAHYAYYAPLGALVAMYENVSGSMRQGLQTLVGLGAGIALAFVLISFGATPLSVAAVMALGVLLAGLPRLGAGRDWIPTAALLVLLVGGQNPDDFSFGYLLQMGVGVAVGIAVNLLVFPPLHFNAAALSLAELRLSLARQLQDMGAAMHEKWPPEHEDWSRRSEDLAQSARSVRAAVQKADASREANPRRRFHPRDVDKDYRTVRELEQITFHIQDMTEVLADVIWNEDMPFIIPLPYSEPLAEALTAVGEVLRSAEEDDADRRAELYQAARSAVASLEARTASEDTEAGTPSAAGSILLSLHRILRVANPNRR, encoded by the coding sequence ATGGCACGCGATAAGTTGCCGCGGAGGGTCTGGCGCTCGGTGGCCACTAGCTTTGCCCGCGCCCTGGCAGCGCCGCGCCTTCAGCTGGCAGCCAAGGCCGGGCTGGCGGCGGGCATCGCGTTTTGGGTGGCGCCCCTCATGCCGGGTGCGGCCGCCCACTACGCGTACTACGCCCCGCTCGGCGCACTGGTGGCCATGTATGAAAACGTGTCGGGTTCGATGCGCCAGGGTTTACAGACACTTGTGGGCCTGGGCGCGGGCATCGCCCTGGCGTTTGTACTGATCAGTTTCGGCGCCACGCCGCTCAGTGTGGCCGCTGTCATGGCACTGGGCGTCCTGCTGGCCGGGCTTCCGCGCCTGGGCGCGGGCCGCGACTGGATTCCGACGGCGGCCCTGCTGGTGCTGCTGGTGGGAGGCCAGAACCCGGATGATTTCTCATTCGGCTACCTGCTCCAGATGGGTGTGGGCGTCGCCGTCGGCATCGCCGTCAACCTGCTGGTGTTTCCGCCGCTGCACTTCAACGCTGCCGCCCTGAGCCTTGCGGAGCTGAGGCTGTCTCTGGCCCGCCAGCTGCAGGACATGGGGGCGGCCATGCACGAAAAATGGCCTCCCGAACATGAGGACTGGTCGCGGAGGTCCGAGGACCTGGCGCAGTCAGCCCGCTCCGTCCGGGCAGCGGTGCAGAAGGCTGACGCCAGCCGGGAGGCCAATCCGCGCCGGCGGTTCCATCCCCGTGACGTGGACAAGGACTACCGCACCGTCCGCGAACTGGAGCAGATCACCTTCCACATCCAGGACATGACCGAAGTGCTCGCGGACGTCATCTGGAACGAAGACATGCCCTTCATCATCCCGCTCCCCTACAGCGAACCCCTTGCGGAGGCGCTGACGGCTGTGGGCGAGGTGCTCCGTTCTGCGGAGGAGGACGACGCCGACCGGCGGGCCGAGCTCTACCAGGCAGCCCGCTCGGCGGTCGCCTCGCTCGAGGCACGCACCGCCTCCGAGGACACTGAGGCCGGCACTCCGAGCGCCGCAGGATCAATCCTGCTGAGCCTGCACCGCATCCTGCGCGTGGCCAACCCGAACAGGAGGTAG
- a CDS encoding acyl-CoA dehydrogenase family protein → MTEVADRPAGTTTHAAAGMAEPLPAVDVAALGELLLGRWADVRRQARDLAAHEELHKAEGLTHTEHRLRTFGQLKHLVDSGAVHRAFPARFGGSDDHGGNIAGFEELVTADPSLQIKAGVQWGLFGSAVMHLGTAEHHQKWLPGIMNLDIPGCFAMTETGHGSDVASIATTATYDPDAQEFVIHTPFRAGWKDYIGNAAIDGLGAVVFAQLVTRGVNHGVHAFYVDLRDPVSKAFLPGIGGEDDGVKGGLNGIDNGRLHFDHVRIPRTNLLNRYGDVDADGNYTSPIASPGRRFFTMLGTLVQGRVSLDGAAVAASKLALKTAITYAAERRQFNASSPVEEEVLLDYQRHQRRLFTRLATTYAAGFAHEQLLEKLDDVFSGANDSDEDRQDLETLAAALKPLSTWHALDTLQECREACGGAGFLIENRFASLRADLDVYVTFEGDNTVLLQLVAKRLLADYAKEFRSATFGVLARYVVNQAAGTAVHRTGLRQVAQFVADNGSVQRAAIALRDEESQRALLTDRVQTMVGEAAAALRGANRLPQREASALFNQHQDELIDAARAHAELLQWEAFTEALGKVTDPGTRTVLTWLRDLFGLSLIENNLSWYLMNGRLSMQRSRTVGGYINRLLVKLRPHALDLVDAFGYGPAHLRAAIATGAEKVRQDEARDYYRVQRASGTAPVPEKSLR, encoded by the coding sequence ATGACTGAAGTAGCGGACCGCCCGGCGGGCACAACCACCCATGCAGCAGCCGGGATGGCAGAGCCGTTGCCCGCCGTCGACGTCGCCGCCCTGGGTGAGCTGCTGCTGGGCAGGTGGGCCGACGTCCGCCGGCAGGCGCGTGACCTGGCGGCACACGAGGAACTGCACAAGGCGGAAGGGCTCACGCACACGGAGCACCGCCTGCGCACCTTCGGCCAGCTGAAGCACCTTGTGGACAGCGGCGCCGTGCACCGCGCCTTCCCGGCCAGATTCGGCGGGTCGGACGACCACGGCGGCAACATCGCCGGCTTTGAGGAACTGGTCACCGCCGACCCGTCCCTGCAGATCAAGGCCGGTGTGCAGTGGGGCCTGTTCGGCTCGGCCGTGATGCACCTGGGCACGGCCGAGCATCACCAGAAGTGGCTGCCGGGCATCATGAACCTGGACATCCCTGGCTGCTTCGCCATGACCGAAACCGGACACGGATCAGACGTCGCCAGCATCGCCACCACGGCAACCTATGATCCGGACGCGCAGGAGTTCGTGATCCACACACCGTTCCGTGCCGGCTGGAAGGACTACATCGGCAACGCGGCCATCGACGGGCTAGGCGCCGTGGTGTTCGCCCAGCTGGTGACGCGCGGGGTCAACCACGGCGTGCACGCGTTCTACGTGGACCTGCGCGACCCCGTCAGCAAGGCGTTCCTGCCGGGGATCGGCGGCGAGGACGACGGCGTGAAGGGCGGGCTCAACGGCATCGATAACGGCCGCCTGCACTTCGACCATGTCCGCATCCCCCGCACCAACCTGCTCAACCGCTACGGCGACGTGGACGCCGACGGCAACTACACCTCGCCCATCGCGAGCCCCGGACGCCGGTTCTTCACCATGCTCGGCACGCTGGTGCAGGGCCGGGTGAGCCTGGACGGTGCCGCCGTCGCCGCATCCAAGCTGGCTCTGAAGACGGCCATCACCTACGCAGCCGAACGGCGGCAGTTCAACGCCTCATCCCCCGTCGAGGAAGAGGTGCTGCTGGACTACCAGCGGCACCAGCGCCGGCTCTTCACCCGGCTGGCCACCACGTACGCCGCGGGCTTCGCGCACGAGCAGCTGCTGGAAAAGCTGGACGACGTCTTTTCCGGCGCCAACGATTCCGACGAGGACCGCCAGGACCTGGAAACTTTGGCCGCGGCGCTGAAGCCGCTGAGCACCTGGCATGCACTGGACACCCTGCAGGAGTGCCGCGAAGCCTGCGGCGGCGCCGGGTTCCTGATTGAGAACCGCTTCGCCTCGCTCCGCGCCGACCTGGACGTCTACGTCACATTCGAGGGCGACAACACCGTCCTGCTGCAGCTCGTGGCCAAGCGGCTGCTGGCCGACTACGCCAAGGAATTCCGCAGCGCCACGTTCGGTGTGCTGGCACGGTATGTGGTCAACCAGGCCGCCGGTACCGCCGTCCACCGCACGGGCCTGCGCCAGGTTGCACAATTCGTGGCGGACAACGGCTCCGTCCAGAGGGCCGCCATTGCCCTCCGCGACGAGGAAAGCCAGCGCGCACTGCTCACGGACCGAGTCCAGACGATGGTTGGCGAAGCAGCCGCAGCCCTCAGGGGCGCCAACCGGCTTCCGCAGCGCGAAGCGTCCGCACTGTTCAACCAGCACCAGGACGAGCTCATCGACGCCGCCCGGGCGCACGCCGAACTCCTGCAGTGGGAGGCCTTCACCGAGGCGCTGGGCAAGGTCACCGACCCGGGAACCAGGACCGTGCTGACGTGGCTCCGGGACCTTTTCGGGCTGTCCCTCATCGAGAACAACCTCTCGTGGTACCTGATGAACGGCAGGCTCTCGATGCAGCGCTCACGGACGGTGGGCGGGTATATCAACCGGCTCCTGGTCAAGCTGCGCCCGCATGCGCTGGACCTCGTGGACGCCTTCGGCTACGGCCCGGCGCACCTCCGTGCCGCCATCGCCACCGGCGCCGAAAAGGTCCGCCAGGACGAGGCACGGGACTACTACCGGGTACAGCGTGCCAGCGGAACGGCCCCCGTGCCGGAGAAGTCACTCCGCTGA
- a CDS encoding MaoC family dehydratase — protein sequence MTGGQPLILGEMPSLSKLYVNAAATAARRRILGSHAAAVLPAVSHQVRDVRPDVENLTAYQHLLGETASDVLPAGFIHALAFPLAMSVLNRDDFPLPLLGMIHLRNVIEYRRPVRFTEPLDIVARAETLRAHRAGTQLDIVAEVRTSGGGDICWSGVSTYLAKGVFLPGIDKASAAAAPQGFTAPDPTGLWQLGVDTGRAYAAVSGDFNPIHLSVLSAKALGLRRSIAHGMYLASRALADVGAAKGDAFRWEVGFEAPVFLPARVALDISTAEAGDGGWLRSDYVAWSPKSGRKHFSGSVVAL from the coding sequence ATGACCGGCGGCCAGCCTCTCATCCTGGGGGAGATGCCGTCGCTCTCCAAGCTGTACGTGAACGCGGCGGCCACAGCGGCCCGCCGCAGGATCCTGGGCTCGCATGCCGCCGCCGTGCTGCCCGCCGTGAGTCACCAAGTCCGGGACGTCCGGCCCGACGTCGAAAACCTAACGGCGTACCAGCACCTGCTGGGTGAGACTGCCAGTGACGTGCTGCCAGCAGGGTTCATCCATGCCCTGGCGTTTCCTCTGGCCATGAGCGTATTGAACCGCGACGACTTCCCGCTGCCCCTTCTGGGGATGATCCATCTGCGGAATGTGATTGAGTACCGCAGGCCGGTCAGGTTCACTGAACCGCTGGACATCGTGGCCAGGGCGGAGACGCTCCGGGCACACCGCGCCGGAACGCAGCTGGACATCGTGGCGGAGGTGCGCACTTCCGGTGGCGGCGACATCTGCTGGAGCGGCGTGTCCACCTACCTCGCCAAGGGCGTGTTCCTGCCCGGCATCGACAAGGCCTCGGCAGCAGCCGCGCCGCAGGGTTTTACGGCTCCGGACCCCACGGGACTCTGGCAGCTGGGCGTGGACACCGGCCGCGCCTACGCTGCCGTGTCGGGGGACTTCAACCCGATCCACCTGAGTGTTCTCTCCGCCAAGGCCCTGGGCCTGCGCCGGTCTATCGCCCACGGCATGTACCTGGCGTCGAGGGCGCTGGCGGACGTGGGCGCGGCCAAAGGCGACGCGTTCCGCTGGGAGGTGGGGTTCGAGGCTCCCGTTTTCCTACCGGCGCGGGTGGCGCTGGACATTTCGACGGCGGAGGCCGGGGACGGCGGCTGGCTGCGGTCCGACTACGTGGCCTGGAGCCCGAAGTCCGGCCGCAAGCACTTCAGCGGATCGGTGGTGGCGCTGTAG
- the glgC gene encoding glucose-1-phosphate adenylyltransferase, translating into MPSTKKVLAIVLAGGEGNRLMPLTADRAKPAVPFAGSYRLIDFALSNLVNSRYLQIVVLTQYKSHSLDRHISETWRMSTQLGNYVASVPAQQRVGKSWFLGSANAIYQSLNLIHDANPDIVVVVGADHVYRMDFFQMVEQHVKSGAKATVAAVRQPLHMADQFGVIEVDPEDPQRIAAFVEKPSSTPGLAADPTQFLASMGNYVFDADALVDALHVDAERLDTKHDMGGDIIPYFVNQGQAGVYDFTLNDIPGSTERDRTYWRDVGTIDSFYDAHMDLISPLPVFNLYNSEWPIYTRQSIAPPAKFVRGENNTVGTALDSIVASGVVISGGIVEGSVLSNDVYVGSASRVIDSVLMDKVQIGKGAVVRRAIIDKNVKVPAGAAIGLDADLDRARGFKVTDSGITVLSKHQAVPEPDDAERALSAANLHLVPDAVKAATENWPEIRSSAEHVGKVQAAAIGVDSPTQQAVRS; encoded by the coding sequence ATGCCGTCAACGAAGAAAGTCCTGGCCATTGTCCTAGCCGGAGGCGAGGGAAACCGACTCATGCCGCTGACGGCAGATAGGGCCAAACCTGCTGTGCCCTTTGCCGGCAGTTATCGGCTTATCGATTTCGCGCTGTCCAACCTCGTCAACTCCCGGTACCTGCAGATCGTGGTCTTGACGCAGTACAAGTCCCACAGCCTTGACCGCCACATCTCGGAGACGTGGCGGATGTCCACCCAGCTTGGCAACTACGTCGCCTCCGTTCCGGCCCAGCAGCGCGTGGGCAAGAGCTGGTTCCTGGGCAGCGCCAACGCCATTTACCAGTCCCTGAACCTGATCCACGATGCCAACCCTGACATCGTCGTCGTGGTGGGCGCGGACCATGTGTACCGCATGGACTTCTTCCAGATGGTTGAGCAGCATGTCAAGAGCGGCGCCAAGGCCACGGTGGCCGCCGTACGCCAGCCCCTGCACATGGCCGACCAGTTCGGTGTCATCGAAGTGGACCCGGAAGACCCCCAGAGGATCGCCGCATTCGTGGAGAAGCCATCGTCCACCCCCGGGCTGGCTGCGGACCCCACCCAGTTCCTGGCCTCCATGGGCAACTACGTCTTTGACGCCGACGCGCTGGTGGATGCGCTCCACGTCGACGCCGAACGACTCGACACCAAGCACGACATGGGCGGGGACATCATCCCCTATTTCGTCAACCAGGGGCAGGCGGGCGTCTACGACTTCACCCTCAACGACATTCCCGGCTCCACCGAACGGGACCGGACGTACTGGCGTGACGTGGGGACCATCGACTCTTTCTACGACGCCCACATGGACCTGATCTCGCCGCTGCCGGTGTTCAACCTGTACAACTCCGAATGGCCCATCTACACGCGCCAGAGCATTGCCCCGCCGGCCAAGTTCGTCCGTGGCGAGAACAACACCGTGGGCACCGCCCTCGATTCAATCGTGGCCAGCGGTGTGGTCATCTCCGGCGGCATCGTGGAAGGTTCTGTGCTGTCCAACGACGTCTACGTCGGCTCGGCCAGCCGCGTCATTGACTCGGTGCTCATGGACAAGGTGCAGATCGGCAAGGGCGCCGTGGTGCGCCGGGCCATCATCGATAAGAACGTCAAGGTTCCCGCAGGAGCGGCCATCGGCCTGGACGCCGACCTGGACCGCGCCCGCGGCTTCAAGGTGACCGACTCGGGCATCACGGTGCTCTCCAAGCACCAGGCCGTGCCGGAACCGGACGACGCCGAGCGTGCGCTGTCCGCCGCGAACCTGCACCTGGTTCCGGACGCTGTGAAGGCCGCCACCGAGAACTGGCCCGAGATCCGCAGCTCAGCCGAGCACGTTGGCAAGGTCCAGGCCGCCGCCATCGGCGTGGACTCCCCGACGCAGCAGGCCGTCCGTTCCTGA
- a CDS encoding 3-oxoacyl-ACP reductase, with translation MTDTYARLVSHGLGRDLARKLGLPQPAELRRYRPGQPLIEGPVLVGGSGPGADGIAAALLSWGLDVRRHAVPKEKLGGIVLVLDAVKAPGDLEQPVLAAAPSLRDLAPGGRVVTVSRVPGGTPATAAARQGVDGLLRSLAKELRGGATGNGILLAEDISPTAPSALGALRFFLSGRSAFVDGQSVRVSSADGRMPDDADAPLAGKVALVTGAARGIGAAIARTLHRDGATVVAVDVPAAGDHLAEVANGIRGTALQLDITRDDAGQRIIDHAVQRHGRLDIVVHNAGITRDKLLVNMDQSRWGSVIDVNIAAQLRINEALLASGHFRSAPRIVSVASTSGIAGNRGQTNYAASKGGVMGMVRATAPLLAEYGGSINAVAPGFIETEMTARIPFATREIARRLNSLQQGGQPEDVAEAISFLSGDSAGGISGEVLRVCGQNLVGA, from the coding sequence ATGACTGACACCTACGCAAGGCTGGTTAGCCACGGCCTCGGACGGGATCTCGCACGGAAGCTCGGCCTGCCGCAGCCGGCCGAGCTTCGGCGCTACCGGCCCGGCCAGCCACTGATCGAGGGGCCGGTCCTGGTTGGCGGCTCCGGACCCGGTGCAGACGGGATCGCGGCGGCGCTGCTTTCCTGGGGACTCGACGTCCGCCGCCACGCTGTTCCCAAGGAAAAGCTCGGCGGAATCGTACTGGTCCTTGATGCCGTCAAAGCCCCCGGCGACCTGGAGCAGCCGGTCCTGGCGGCAGCGCCGTCGCTTCGCGATCTTGCCCCCGGCGGACGCGTGGTGACTGTCTCGCGCGTGCCCGGCGGAACGCCGGCCACGGCCGCCGCCAGGCAAGGCGTGGACGGGCTACTGCGTTCCCTGGCGAAGGAACTGCGCGGCGGCGCCACCGGCAACGGCATCCTCCTGGCTGAGGACATTAGTCCCACCGCCCCGTCAGCCCTGGGCGCGCTGCGCTTCTTCCTCTCCGGCCGGTCCGCGTTCGTGGACGGCCAGTCCGTCCGCGTCAGTTCCGCGGACGGCAGGATGCCCGACGACGCCGACGCACCGCTCGCGGGGAAGGTCGCCCTGGTGACGGGCGCGGCCCGCGGGATTGGCGCGGCCATCGCCCGGACACTGCACCGCGACGGCGCCACTGTTGTGGCGGTGGACGTTCCCGCGGCCGGGGACCATCTGGCGGAGGTCGCCAACGGGATCCGGGGAACCGCGCTGCAGCTGGACATCACGCGCGACGATGCCGGGCAACGAATCATTGACCATGCCGTGCAGCGCCACGGCCGGCTCGACATCGTTGTCCACAATGCCGGCATCACCCGGGACAAACTGCTGGTCAACATGGACCAGTCCCGTTGGGGTTCGGTAATTGATGTGAACATCGCCGCCCAACTGCGCATCAACGAGGCGCTCCTTGCCTCCGGGCACTTCCGTTCCGCGCCGCGCATCGTTTCGGTCGCCTCGACGAGCGGCATTGCCGGCAACCGCGGACAAACCAACTATGCAGCGTCCAAGGGCGGGGTGATGGGCATGGTCCGGGCCACCGCACCGCTGCTGGCGGAATACGGCGGTTCGATCAATGCCGTGGCGCCCGGATTCATCGAGACAGAGATGACCGCGCGGATTCCCTTCGCCACCCGGGAGATTGCCCGGCGGCTGAACTCCCTGCAGCAGGGCGGGCAGCCGGAGGACGTCGCCGAGGCTATTTCCTTCCTCTCGGGCGATTCCGCCGGGGGCATTTCCGGAGAGGTGCTGAGGGTGTGCGGACAAAACCTGGTGGGGGCATGA